Below is a genomic region from Anabas testudineus chromosome 13, fAnaTes1.2, whole genome shotgun sequence.
TGGCATCTTTCTCTCAGCCAGAGAAGCAGATGTGCCAACGAAGAGGTGACCCTGAAAATCCTCAACTTTCTAAAGATGGTGATATTTTATTGGGGGGAATCTTTGCTTTCCATGGTagttggaaaaacagaaacgatacctacaaaaacaaaccactgccACTGGAATGCACCAGGTAAATTATACAGAaatttgtaataatttaaaacatctaagcattacagtaaaaatgtgtaCACAAATTTGGTACAAAAGTAAGTATTAAAATTAACATGTGAATAATTATATGGTATTTATTCATAGAATCAAATgcataaaaaatacttttgttgAGCTTCAAATGCTGCTACAAATATGTtagtacaaatatttaaaactgtgtgCATCAAGTTTGAATTTAGGAGCATTCCAGTTTGCCCAGGCTATGCTTTTTGCCATTGAGGAGATTAATAACAGCACAGACCTTTTACCTGGAATCTCTTTGggatataatatatatgataCATGTGGCTCTACTGCAAGAAGTGTAGGGGTTGCACTTGCCTTGACTAATGGTAATGAAGCTGTGTCTGTACCCTCTGAGGCTCCATGTATCAGATCTACACAAGTGCAGGCAATTATTGGAGaaacctcttcctctccttgcATGGCTGTAGCGACTGTCATTGGGCCCTTTCATATTCCACTGGTGGGTGAGATTAgtgaattttaaattatatttgttatattattctGCAAGCAATTACTCCAGCTAATAAGAGcaaatgtgtctttgtgaatgtttttattttatctttctttaaGTGTTTTATCCTGTATTTTTTAGATCAGCCCTTTTGCCACCTGTGCTTGTCTCAGTGACAAAACCAAGTACCCATCCTTCCTCAGAACTATACCCAGTGACTATTATCAGAGCAGAGCTCTGGCTCAGTTGGTCAAACACTTTGGTTGGACCTGGGTCGGAGCTATTAGATCCAATGATGATTATGGCAATAATGGTATGGCTACATTTAGAGAAACTGCACAGCAACTGGGAATCTGTCTGGAGtattctgtatcattttttagAACAGACccaccaaacaaaataaaaaggataaTTGAAATGATCAAGCTTTCCACTTCTAAAGTTATTGTTGCTTTCCTCTCCTACTTTGACATGGATGTACTAATTAATCACTTGTCTCAGTACAACTTGACTGGGTACCAGTGGGTAGGCAGTGAAGCCTGGATCTTTgattcacatactgtagagaTGGATAAGCATCACATTTTAGATGGTGCCATTGGCCTGTCTATACCAAAAGCACAGGTCAGCAGCATTAGAGAGTTCATATTAGATGTGAAGCCACTGAGTTTGTGGGGCCATGAATTATTCACAGAGATCTGGGAGACATTATTTAGCTGTAAGTTTAAACAGTCAAGTTCATCAACAAAGAATCAAAGAGAATGTACTGGACAAGAAGATCTGAGTGGATTACACAACAGCTTCACTGATATGTCACTTATGCCCATATTTAATAATGTCTATAAAGGAGTGTATGCTGTTGCTCATGCACTTCATAATATTCTTAACTGTAATGAATCATGTAACTACAAGGTGAAGCTAGATCCATTCATGGTGAGTAAATACTtacatttgataaaataattattgcAAGGTGTATAAAATGCTGTTGAACTAACAAGtttacatgatgttttttataatttaataaatacatactgtTTTAGATTTTGCAGCATGTTAGAAAAAATCATTTCATAACAAAGGAAGGAGATgaagtttactttaatgagaATGGAGACCCACCAGCAAAGTATGAAATTATAAACTGGCAACCAACAGAAAATGGTGTTGTGGACTTTGTCACAGTTGGTCTTTATGAtgcatctttacctgcagacaaacagctgaacCTGAAAAATAAGTCTTTAGTTTGGGCACAGAACTCAAAACAGGTAAGCTATTATTTGAACtattattgacattataatgTTTAGAAAAAAGAGGTTTGCAAAGACAACATCTGTTGCATTTCCATTTGAGTGCTGATATATTTTTCTTACAGGttcctgtgtcagtgtgcagtgaGAAATGTCCCCCAGGAACTCGTAAAGTTCTCCAGAAAGGAAagcctgtctgctgctatgactgtataagatgtgcagagggagaaataagcAACATTACAGGTTTAGTAATATTATACCACTGCTAAAGTTATCTTAAGAAGGTAAATAGATTAAACTAATATCTTTCTCAGGAaagctttgtcttttcttcttaaaaaatgagaaaacgCCAAGGTAAattgttagttttttgtgttgttttaagtcTATGTGGATCCAAGTATAATTTTGGAATACATGTAATGAAATAgctaaaaactaatttaaaaagatgaaacaataATAAGACATGTAATAAGTTTGAAATTTTATACTTAAAATCAATAATGTTTATATCATGCAACTGTGATACAGTTAGAAATGTAGTATCTAGTAgtaatgtctgtctgtctgtcttataTACAGTTTATGCAAAAAGGAAgtactgaaactaaaatattcaGTAAGTTTAATTTctactttattattacttaCAGATTCTATCACCTGTGTGCAATGTCAGCCTGAATTCTGGTCCAATGACAGAAGAGATGCCTGTGTAAAGAAGCAAGCAGAGTATCTTTCATATGAAGAAATTATGGGagcactgctcactgcagcatctttatttggaacatgcatgactgctgttgtagcattcatcttcttcagatacaggaaaactcctattgtcagggccaacaactctaagctgagcttcctgctgctcttctccttgattctgtgtttcctgtgttctctgacctttatcggccgaccctctgagtggtcctgcatgctgagacacacagcattcggcatcacctttgtcctctgtatctcttgtgttctggggaaaactatggtggtgttaatggccttcagggcttcacttccaggcagtaatgtgatgaaatggtttggaccaacacagcagagactcagtgttctggctttcactctcatccaggttgtaatatgtatcctctggttaacaatttctcctccttttccatttagGAATTTGAAGGAactcaaagacaaaatcatcttaGAATGTGCTCTGGGTTCAACTGTGGGATTTTGGGCTGTACTTGGGTACATAGGCCTTctggcctctttctgtttcattcttgcttttctggctcggaaactacctgataacttcaatgaggccaaatttatcaccttcagcatgttgatcttctgtgcagtgtggatcacgtttattccagcttatgtcagctctcctgggaagttcagtgttgctgtagagatatttgctattctggcctccagttttggactgttagtttgtatttttattccaaaatgttatattatcttactgaaaccagagaaaaatacaaaaaagaatatgatgGGGAGAGGGGCACAAAATACATTATGAAATGCtacagaatatatataaaatatgcttACAATAAACATAGTTCCTTCTTTTTCTTGCGTAATgctttaaacacacaacacattagATAGACACTTCTGTTCATATCTTTTAACAGTTGAATGTAATCTATTCCATTCAATCAATTTGTAACATAGGCTATGGCAATGATAGTATTTGTAATCTAATTATATGTAATACTATTTGTAATTATGTACTAATGAGTACAAATGTGTAATACCTATTTGCTGTGTGAGTTCACGGCACTTAAAATAGATCATAGTGTAGTTGGataatatactttatatttttacagacaaaaacatgtttagctTGTGTTAATTTAATTTGGTCAGAGAATCCCAATAAAAATGTGAGATCTGAGCTGTTGCAGAAAAGACGCTGACCGATGACAAGTTACCGCAAGTTCTTATCTAAaagaacatcacaaagaaaagtTGTTAAAGAGGGAAAGTTGATAACAGGAAAAGTTATCAAGCTGAAAAagttcacaaaaataaaaggttgAGTATAAGAAAAAGCTGACAAAAAAATACACCTAGTGGACAGAGGTGAGGCTAAAAATATATGGcagaaaaaatggaaaaaaaggtgCAATgaaggcaaaaagaaaatgatggaCAGAAAAAGcaataagaaaagaaagacagtgtTGAAAAGAAGCTGAAAGCAGAAAAGACGTTTGAATAAAAGAGACACAAGCCAGTAAAAAACAAGACGTAGACATCAAATGATAGAAGAAGAAATTTTTATAAAATTTTATATGCTTTTAGCTTGAAATTCTAGCACACTTCACACTATCATATACTATCATTTTTTTAAGTGGTGctaatattttgaatatttcagcCACTTTAAGCCTTTCCTTTTAGAATTTAAGTATCAGGGCTTTTTTGTAAAAGCAGGACAATATGGTGAAAGTTAACTTTTAGGTATAGACACACATGTGTAACAGGTAAATTATAGAAAAAGGTTCATGAGGAACCAAGGCAAACATGAGTCGAAGGGTGAGGCATATACTGCAGTCATAACAGGTGAGGACAAATATAatcaagacaaagacacagactgtTAGTGAATATAGACATGCACAcctaattaaatgtaaatgtgacaaaaaacaaaataagttgACTAAGATAAGATGTTAGTTAGGGGAAAAGTGATAACCAGAAAGAGAAACATAATGGAtcagaagaaacacagacactatgTGTGATTGCTGAAAGCAGTAGTATCAGCTGCTCCTTGCAGAATTTAAGCATGAAAAGTTCTAATTTTTTTTACGTAAACTTATGCAGATGGCAGTATGGTATCAGGCTTCAGTATGATTTACACTTACTCACTGACAGTGAGTTGTTTCTATTACATAATCTTAACCATATGTTCAATATTTGCAGTTCCATAACTAGCCAGACGGTGGCGTGACAAGTTTAATTCTTTAGTATTTTAAGCATGTCAACAGATGGTGGCAGTGTACAATATGTCACACCTGTGGAAATCACAGTTTTCAAgcaataaatgtgaaaacataagCTCTTGCTGTAGCGCCACCTAGTGAGTCATCTGTATGAATCTCTGGCATACATAGAGTACGATTGTACAACCGAATACAATGTTTGGTTTGCCTGGTTAATTGTTTTGAGGAGTTAAGCCATTTAATTTCCTAGCAAATTACAGGAAAAGTTTAAAGTATGTTACAGAATGGGTGGTACCATTGAATCCATGGTGGTCCAAATATGTTTTATACCAAATTTAAAGAAGGTTTGATGAAGCATGAAGAATAGGGACCtcaaaaacagaagaagtgaTCGTGGACTacaggaggaagaagtcagatcTGCAGTCCATTGTCATTACCATTGAACATTTCAACACAGGGCAGCTTTCCAGAAAATTTCATTACTGtaggttttacagtttttgagAAAACCACTGTTTTAGAGCACTCCCATAGACTTTCCATTCAAATAGAATTCATACAAACTAAACAATTATAGATAGCAGCACTAACAGTAATAGCACTCCTTTCCTCAGTGAGCTTTCCACATTTGAGCTTTGGAACCATGTTTCTAGCTGTCCCACTAATAAAGAGCTCAGC
It encodes:
- the LOC113171944 gene encoding extracellular calcium-sensing receptor-like — its product is MTFTQKWPEWGLALLQLLLVASFSQPEKQMCQRRGDPENPQLSKDGDILLGGIFAFHGSWKNRNDTYKNKPLPLECTSLNLGAFQFAQAMLFAIEEINNSTDLLPGISLGYNIYDTCGSTARSVGVALALTNGNEAVSVPSEAPCIRSTQVQAIIGETSSSPCMAVATVIGPFHIPLISPFATCACLSDKTKYPSFLRTIPSDYYQSRALAQLVKHFGWTWVGAIRSNDDYGNNGMATFRETAQQLGICLEYSVSFFRTDPPNKIKRIIEMIKLSTSKVIVAFLSYFDMDVLINHLSQYNLTGYQWVGSEAWIFDSHTVEMDKHHILDGAIGLSIPKAQVSSIREFILDVKPLSLWGHELFTEIWETLFSCKFKQSSSSTKNQRECTGQEDLSGLHNSFTDMSLMPIFNNVYKGVYAVAHALHNILNCNESCNYKVKLDPFMILQHVRKNHFITKEGDEVYFNENGDPPAKYEIINWQPTENGVVDFVTVGLYDASLPADKQLNLKNKSLVWAQNSKQVPVSVCSEKCPPGTRKVLQKGKPVCCYDCIRCAEGEISNITDSITCVQCQPEFWSNDRRDACVKKQAEYLSYEEIMGALLTAASLFGTCMTAVVAFIFFRYRKTPIVRANNSKLSFLLLFSLILCFLCSLTFIGRPSEWSCMLRHTAFGITFVLCISCVLGKTMVVLMAFRASLPGSNVMKWFGPTQQRLSVLAFTLIQVVICILWLTISPPFPFRNLKELKDKIILECALGSTVGFWAVLGYIGLLASFCFILAFLARKLPDNFNEAKFITFSMLIFCAVWITFIPAYVSSPGKFSVAVEIFAILASSFGLLVCIFIPKCYIILLKPEKNTKKNMMGRGAQNTL